The stretch of DNA CACGTTTCGGACCGCCGTAGGCGGCACCGCGAGCACGATCACGTCGCTGCGGCCGATGAGTTCATCCATCCGCTCGGGCGGCAGCATCTCATCCACGCCGCTCATCGGATTTTCGAGGTCTCCCAGGGTCGCGATGATCTCCACCTCGAACGGGCGCAGACGCTTGGCGATGGCCCGGCCGAGCGTCCTCATGCCGATGATGCCCACCGTCATCCCCTCGAGGTCCGCGATCGACTTGGACAGTTCGTGACTCGCCCAGGTGTGGTCGAGCTGGGCGGTGAACGCGTCGTTGAGACGCCGCACGAGCGCGAGTATGAGCATCACCGCATGCTCGGCGCGCTGCGAGGCCTGGATGGTCGACGCCGTGCACAGCCGAACGCTTGACGCCGTGAGTCGTGGCAGTTCGACGCGCAGATCGGGCGTCGTGCTCGTGAGTTGAATCCACCGCAGGTTGCGGCCGTGGCGGAAAAAGTCCTCGTCGCTGAGCGGAAACCCGACGAGGTAATGCGTCTCGGGCAGCAACGTGAGAAGTTCGGCCCGGCTGTCCACCGCCCGCACGCGCACGCCCTGACTGCAGTCCGCGATCTGCTGGACCAGCGCCGCGGGCAGCTTCCAGCCCGACGACTCGCTGTAGACGGCAATGGTGAGATTGGCGGTGTTCGGCATGGCCGGCGCTGACTCAAAACCCCTGAAACCGATCTTAGCCCGCCCGGCTCGGAGCGTCGGTGATCCTCGACCGGGCCAGCGCGGCCTCGCTCGCAACGGTGGAAGATGGATCCGACGATGGCCCGCAGATAGCGGAACCTCACGCAGAGGCGCAGGGACCGCAGAGAAGACTCACCTTCTCTTTCGTTCGCGTCGCCAGCCGCCTGCGATGATGCCTTGCGAAACGGTCATGAACAGAGCGAGCACGCTGAACCACATCGACCACGACTGATTCCTGAAGGCGAGGGCCGACTTTGCAGGATTCCTTGGAAGGTGCAATCCAACCCACGTCAAGTAGATGTACAATGGCGTGATGAAGACACAGACCGCGAGCCAGAACAGGGCGATACGGCCGCGAGCGTAATGCGATGAGATTGAGATCATGATCCCAATGATTGATAATCCGATGATGCACGGCGGCGAGTGCAGCATTTGTCAGGCTACTGAGCATCATTCGTCCAATGGCTCGGCTCTTCTCTGCGATCCCCGGGACTCTGCGTGAGCCTTCTCAGGATTTCGCCACCCGCCCATACGCCTCGCGGATCACCCGCACACTTTCACTGAGTCCCGCCTTCTCGGCGTCGTTCATGGGGACCTCGAGCACGACTCGATTCACACCCTCGCGGCCGACAACGGTCGGCAATGAGAAGCACGTCGGACCCTCCATCATCACGCCCGGCGGCGCCTGGCCGTGGACGCTGCCCGCCGTCAGCACGGCCCTTTCATCGCGCAGAATCGCCCGGCACAGTCGAGCGACGGTCAAACCGATGGCCGAATCGGTCGCGCCCTTGCCGGCGATGATCTCCTGCGCTGCGCCGCGCACCGATTCAAAAATGCTCACGCGATCGCGCACGTTCAGCGGGCGCTTGCCGCGCGGTTCGTAGAGGTGCAGCGGCGTGTGGCCGACGGTGGCCGAAGACCACAGCGGCAGGCTTGAATCGCCGTGCTCGCCGACGATCGACGCGTGCACGCTGCTCACGGCCACGTCGAGGCGCGCCGCCAGCAGCGAGCGGAAGCGCGAAGAGTCGAGCACCGTGCCCGAGGCGATCAAGCGGCTCGGCGCAAAGCCGAGCGGCGCGGCGACGGACTGCGCCACCATCGTCATCACGTCCACCGGATTGGTCACCATGAGGATGATCGACTGCGGGGCAACTTCAACCACGCGCGGGATCATGTCGCGCAGCATCGTCGCGTTGATCTCGGCGAGATCGAGGCGGCTCTGGCCCGGCTTCTGCTTCACACCGGCGGTGATGACGACGATGTCGCTGTCCGCCGCCGCATCGAGATCGCCTTCGACGATGTCGCAGGTCGGAACAAAGGTCAGGCCGTGCTTGAGATCAAGCGCCTCGGCATGGCGCCTGGGCCGGTCGACGTCAATGAGCGCCAGCCGATCGGCCACGCCCTGGATGAGCATGGCGTACGCGGAGGCGACGCCCACGCGCCCCATGCCGATGACGGCGATGCGGCTGGAACTTGAAGATGATTCGCGACTCACCGCCGGGACTCCTGAAATGGTCCCGCAATCGTAGGAACCGCCGTGCGAAACGCGCGACGGGCTCGGGTGCCGTCGTCAGGAGGGAGGCTTTGCGACCGGATGACCACGCGGTCGCGCGTTTTCCGATCAGAGCTAGTTTGAATGACTATCGCGCGCTCGCGTGGCCTGCGCTCCCAGAGCCTCGCTTAGACCACGGCACCCTCTTATCCAATCGATCACTCACCCCGTACTTTGCATCGCCGCGGCCAGCGCGTTGACGCTGAGGAGGATAACGCTTCGCAGGCTCGGGCGATCCTCGTCGCCAGCCTCGCGCCAGCGGCGCAGCAATTCGACCTGAAGCGCGTTGATCGCATCC from Phycisphaerales bacterium encodes:
- a CDS encoding L-lactate dehydrogenase, with amino-acid sequence MSRESSSSSSRIAVIGMGRVGVASAYAMLIQGVADRLALIDVDRPRRHAEALDLKHGLTFVPTCDIVEGDLDAAADSDIVVITAGVKQKPGQSRLDLAEINATMLRDMIPRVVEVAPQSIILMVTNPVDVMTMVAQSVAAPLGFAPSRLIASGTVLDSSRFRSLLAARLDVAVSSVHASIVGEHGDSSLPLWSSATVGHTPLHLYEPRGKRPLNVRDRVSIFESVRGAAQEIIAGKGATDSAIGLTVARLCRAILRDERAVLTAGSVHGQAPPGVMMEGPTCFSLPTVVGREGVNRVVLEVPMNDAEKAGLSESVRVIREAYGRVAKS